From the genome of Thunnus thynnus chromosome 1, fThuThy2.1, whole genome shotgun sequence, one region includes:
- the mesd gene encoding LRP chaperone MESD translates to MASGFRWRCVVLLLCTYFLCILATDSKAKPKKKKDIRDYNDADMARLLEQWEEDDDIEEGDLPEHKRSPPPIDFAKVDPSKPEELLKMSKKGRTLMVFATVSGDPTEKETEEITGLWQGSLFNANFDIQRFVVGSNRVIFMLRDGSMAWEVKDFLVAQERCMDVTVEGQVFPGTAAKKDDAKYKQQNEVNSKKKSKKKTESKKPDLEGNSASHLKQEL, encoded by the exons ATGGCGTCTGGCTTCAGGTGGAGATGTGTGGTGCTCCTGCTCTGCAcgtattttctttgtattttggcGACAGACAGCAAAGCTAAGCCTAAGAAAAAGAAGGACATCAGAGACTACAATGACGCAGACATGGCACGGCTGCTGGAGCAGTGGGAG GAGGATGATGACATTGAGGAAGGTGACCTCCCGGAGCACAAAAGGTCTCCTCCACCCATCGACTTCGCTAAGGTGGACCCGTCCAAGCCCGAGGAGCTGCTGAAGATGTCCAAGAAGGGCCGGACTCTGATGGTTTTTGCTACAGTGTCGGGGGATCCCACTGAGAAAGAGACGGAGGAGATCACTGGTCTGTGGCAGGGCAGCCTCTTTAACGCCAACTTTGATATTCAGAG GTTTGTGGTGGGCTCCAACAGGGTGATCTTCATGCTGCGGGACGGCAGCATGGCCTGGGAGGTCAAAGACTTCCTGGTGGCCCAGGAGCGCTGTATGGACGTTACTGTGGAGGGACAGGTGTTCCCTGGGACAGCAGCCAAGAAAGATGACGCCAAATACAAGCAGCAGAATGAAGTCAACAGCAAGAAGAAGAgcaagaagaagacagagagcaAGAAGCCTGACCTGGAGGGGAACAGCGCTAGCCATCTCAAACAGGAGCTGTGA